The Bacteroidota bacterium nucleotide sequence CTCAACTGACCCTGAAGTTGCAAGGCTACCATTTGTTTTATTGAAATAACTTCTAACGTTGGCAACAGTACGAGTGTTATTATCAGTTGCAGTTTCTATCAAAACAGCAACTCCATGAGGAGCATAACCTTCGAATTTTACAATTTTATAATCGGCTGTATCTTTATCTGTGGCTTTCTTAATTGCACGTGTAACATTATCCTTAGGCATATTTGCAGCCTTGGAATTCTGGATAAGCATTTTTAAACGTAGGTTGTGATCAGGATCAGGACCTCCATCTTTAACCGCCATTGTAATATCGCGCGATAAACGGGTGAAGATCTTCGACATTGCTGACCATCTCTTCATTTTCCTCCCTTTTCTGAGTTCAAAAGCTCTACCCATAGTATATTTTTTTTATTTTAAATCTGATTAATCAAGTGCGAAATTACAAATTATATTAATAAGCTCTTCCCTTATTTCCTTCCATGAAATTGATGAATGCATTGTTCACAACCCTATTTCCTCCGGGTGTAGGATAATCACCTGTAAAATACCAGTCTCCCGGCGATTTTGGACATGCTTCGTGAAGATCTTCTACCGTTTGATATATAATTTTCACCTCAGCATTAATCTCCGGAGTTTTTAACATTTCTGCAATTTTATCAGAAATTTGCTGATCGGTAAACGGATTAAACATTTCCGGAACATAATTAACGATATCCGAATCGCAGGCAGCAACCTGAGCTTTAGACTTTTTGTAAATATCCTGTAAAATCCCCTCTTTCCCGGTGTCCTTAAGCAATTCTAAAGCTGCTCTAAATGCTATGAACTCCTCTAGTTTAGCCATGTCAATACCATAACAATCGGGGTAACGAATTTGTGGGGCAGACGAAACAATTACAATTCTCTTAGGATTCAATCTATCCAGAATTCTAATAATACTTTGTTTCAAAGTTGTACCACGCACAATACTATCGTCGATAATAACAAGATTATCGTTTTCTTTTACCGAACCGTAGGTAATATCGTATACGTGAGCTACCAGATCGTCTCTGGAGTCATCTTCGGTAATAAAAGTACGAAGTTTGGCATCTTTTACAGCTATCTTTTCGACTCTTGGTCGTTCACTCATTATTTCTTCCAGTTTTTCCGGAGTAATATCAGTGCCAAGCTCAAGAATTTTTCTTTTTTGCTCCTTCCTCATATACTCTTCCATACCTTCAACCATACCATAGTAAGCTGTTTCGGCTGTATTTGGAATAAATGAGAAAACTGTATTTTTAAGATCTCCCTCAACTGCGTCAATAATTGCAGGGATCATTTTTCTACCTAACTCTTTTCTTTCTTTATAAATTTCTTCATCACTTCCTCTCGAGAAGTAGATACGTTCAAAAGAACAGGCTTGATTTCTTTGCTTTTCTAATATCTGGGGGGTGCTTATTCCACCATCTTTTTTAATGATAAGTGCTTTCCCTCTTTCAAGTTCTTTTACATCATCGAAATCTACATTGAAAGTAGTCTGGATAACCGGACGTTCCGAAGCAACAACAACAACCTCATCATCGGCATAATAAAATGCAGGGCGAATACCCCATGGATCACGTAATACAAAAGCATCACCATGTCCAACTAAACCTGCCATTGCATAACCTCCATCCCAACGGGGAGAAGCCTGTTTCAATATTTTTTCAAGATCCATATCACGGGCAATTAACGGAGTAGCATCTTTTTTAGATACTCCATGTGCCTTATGCTCGTAATAAAGTCTTTCTACCTCTTCATCTAAGAAATGACCG carries:
- a CDS encoding amidophosphoribosyltransferase yields the protein MSEPLKHECGIALVRLLKPISYYKEKYGSAFYGLNKMYLMMEKQHNRGQDGAGIANIKLDVPAGTRYISRVRSNDQQPIQDVFAKINGKLNDALEKNPDKADDMEWLKNELPFSGELFLGHVRYGTFGKNSIENVHPFLRQNNWMSRNLIVAGNFNMTNTPELFQSLVDLGQHPKAEADTVTIMEKIGHFLDEEVERLYYEHKAHGVSKKDATPLIARDMDLEKILKQASPRWDGGYAMAGLVGHGDAFVLRDPWGIRPAFYYADDEVVVVASERPVIQTTFNVDFDDVKELERGKALIIKKDGGISTPQILEKQRNQACSFERIYFSRGSDEEIYKERKELGRKMIPAIIDAVEGDLKNTVFSFIPNTAETAYYGMVEGMEEYMRKEQKRKILELGTDITPEKLEEIMSERPRVEKIAVKDAKLRTFITEDDSRDDLVAHVYDITYGSVKENDNLVIIDDSIVRGTTLKQSIIRILDRLNPKRIVIVSSAPQIRYPDCYGIDMAKLEEFIAFRAALELLKDTGKEGILQDIYKKSKAQVAACDSDIVNYVPEMFNPFTDQQISDKIAEMLKTPEINAEVKIIYQTVEDLHEACPKSPGDWYFTGDYPTPGGNRVVNNAFINFMEGNKGRAY
- a CDS encoding YebC/PmpR family DNA-binding transcriptional regulator, with amino-acid sequence MGRAFELRKGRKMKRWSAMSKIFTRLSRDITMAVKDGGPDPDHNLRLKMLIQNSKAANMPKDNVTRAIKKATDKDTADYKIVKFEGYAPHGVAVLIETATDNNTRTVANVRSYFNKTNGSLATSGSVEFMFEHKCSFKIAKGDIDPEELELELIDAGAEEVDVDGEEIIIYGEFSTFGAIHSTLEEMGHEVVTSEFEWVPMDVKNLSEEQEADVEKLLEKLEEDDDVQNVYHNMA